The following nucleotide sequence is from Cyclopterus lumpus isolate fCycLum1 chromosome 20, fCycLum1.pri, whole genome shotgun sequence.
CCTGGCTCGCATCGGGAGCGGGAAGTTCTCCCTCACTGGAGGATACTGGAACTCTGTCTCTGTTGAGgccaaggtacacacacacacacacacacacacacacacacacacacacacacacacacacacacacacacacacacacacacacacacacacacacacacacacgcttacatatacacacacacacacacacatacacacacacacacatacacacacacacacacacacacacacgcttacatatacacacacacacacacacacacgcttacatatacacacacacacacacacacacacacgcttacatatacacacacacatacacacacacacacacacacacacacacacgcttacatatacacacacacacacacacacacgcgcttacatatacacacacacatacacacacacacatacacacacacacacacacacacgcttacatatacacacacacacacacatacacacacacacatacacacacacacacacacacacacacacacgcttacatatacacacacacacacatacacacacacacatacacacacacacacacacacttacacacacacacacaaatacacacacacacttacatatacacacacacacatacacacacacacacacacttacacacacacatacacacacacgcttacatatacacacacatacacacacacacatacacacacacacacacacacatacacgcttacatatacacacacacacacacacacatacacacacacacacacatacacacacacacacacacacttacacacacacacacaaatacacacacacacttacatatacacacacacacatacacacacacacacacacacacacacacgcttacatatacacacacacacacacacacatacacacacacacacatacacacacacacacacacacacacttacacacacacacacaaatacacacacacacttacatatacacacacacacatacacacacacacacacacttacacacacacatacacacacacacacacacttacatacacacacacacacatacacacacacacacacttacacacacaaacacatacacacacacacaaatacacacacacacacacacacacttacacacacaaacacatacacacacttacatatacacacacacacacacacacttacacacacacaaatacacacacacatacacacacacacaaatatacacacaaacgcttacatatacacacacacacacttacatatacacacgcacacacacacctctgacccccgtgtgacctctgaccttgtgTAACCTCTGACCCCGCTCAGGACCTGGTGTCCAAGATGCTCCACGTCGACCCCCACCGGCGGCTGACGGCGGGTCAGGTCCTCCGACACCCTTGGGTGATGCACCGGGACCAGCTGCCCAAATACACCCTCAACAGACAGGACGCACCTCACCTGGTcaaggtgagacacacacacacacacacacacacacacacacacacatgattacACTTTAAGCCGAACGTTTGTTCAGATGAAATATCTGAAGCCACAAACGCtatatttgtaacattttaataGAAGTATTTAATGAGCTCACAGATCACGTTGTCGTGACTGTGCTACATTGTATTGATTAACGGATCAATAGGATTGATTAACAGATCAATAGGATTGATTAACGGATCAATAGCAATGATTAACGGATCAATAGGATTGATCGGCCGATAGTTTCAGCTCTCTGTGCTCGTCGTCTGCAGGGAGCGATGGCCGCCACCTACTCGGCCCTCAACAGGAACGTGCCCCCGGTCCTGGAGCCGGTGGGCTGCTCCACGCTGGCCCAGCGGAGGGGTCTGAAGAAGATCACCTCCACCGccctgtgacctgtgacctttgacctcccgcCCCTCAACTCTCAACCTCTATctgacctccctcctcctcctccctctggtccGGTCCAGAGGGGACAGACTACTGATGGAACCGCTAACGCCAAATAGGAACACAGagattgcccccccccccccctcccctttaccccgccccccccccccccccactgctctGCACCTCAACGGActcttctgattggctggctaCTCCTCTCAGCGTCAGCTGACCCGCGGCCAGACAATCAGCGCCCGTCAGGAGGGTGAAAAGTGCTGTATTTATAATCTGAGCATAGGAATAATCTAAAGTGTGCATTTAAAGGGCCGGCGTCTTTAGACCTCGAGTAGCCTCGGAGAAAGgttaaggaaattaaataagAACATGAGATCAAATaagaacaaaaactaaacagatTCTGCCgtctgttttatttaattaatttttttaaagctgcacaaGGCCttgaacttttttattttgcttatttTACTTCCGAATCTGGCACGTATACACAATCCATgtatgcaaaacaaacaaaaggtgaCAAAAGTACTAAGAAGCAGTAAAACCACGAGTACTATTGTACTAATGTACTATCTAATGTACTATTGTACAATTGTACTATTCACCCATTAAGTACTCGTGCAGCCTGACCACCTGTACGGATCATAATTACACATTGATGTAATCGTAGTATTTAAGTATATAAGAATTCATCACAATTCACTTGATTTGATAGCTTTATATATTAGAGTAGAATATGGTATAAAGTAGTGGAAATACTCACGCGCAAGTACAAGTACCTGTCAAATAGTACCTCTGGGAGTATAAAGCATCCTTCAGgcggattgtgtgtgttttttattttttattcttgtgcagctttaatacgggaaatgtaaattaattaatcaCCTCGAGGCTGACGGGCGACATtttgcacaacaaacacacacgaggaacacatttctttttttggggggggggggtcctgggtcctgggtcctggtgAGCTTCCTGTTTCCACAAACAACCCGCCGGTCTGAGGAGACTCGAACCGCCGGCTCTGAATGATGCAGCAGATGGAGCGgctgaaatgtaaataaatattaatgtaCGAGCAACTCAGGTTTCTACGATCAAGACAAtgcatctatatatatatgtatatatatatagatatatatatctatatatatatatatgtgtgtgtgtgtgtgtgtgtgtatgtgtgtgtccaggaggagagaggtgtaCATAGAATCAGAAGCAGGCcggtgtgaggaggaggacaccaGGAGGCGTTTATCAGTCAATCAGAAGAACTCATCGCgttacaaatgtttttatttttgaacagaAACTATCATAAAACGATTTGGCCTGTTTTTCGGAgaactggccctttaattcCAACACGATGTCCGTCAGatgacttgttgttgttgttgttattgttgttggtaAAATGCCCGCGTCCTCCGCTCCTCTCCCGGTTCTAACTGAAAGACAATCAGcgctaaataaaaacaaacatttctctcCTCAGACGATGAAAATAAAAACGCTTCCTGTCGTCTGAATGTCCGTCAACACAAAAGGGATTCATCTTCTACTACTTTGTTTAATATGGAAtatattcagtatatatatacatttacacatacatatatatatatatatatatatgtatatatatttatatatgtatatatatacatgttgtttGCCTCGTCTATTGATGTACAGCTCTGGGATAAAGGAATGTAAAaggatttttgtttttctgtaattATGAACTGGGGAAtagctttcttcttcttctctttctctccatcttcctccttctcctcctcttctctttctctccatcttcctcttcttcctcctcttctctctgaccCTGCTGCTACGCCAGCTCTCTGTTTTTGTACCTGCAGTGAGAGTTGGACTttctattaaaaacaataaaaagtaaaatcagCTGACGTTCAGTCGACTCATTGAAACAAAGATTTATGTTCTCTAAATAAATTTAATACGTTTTGGTTTTACTGTCGTTTTCTTGCACAAAACTTCCCCTAAAGTCAAAAGAAAGTGGATATttaatgtagtaaaagtaccCAGTGTTGAAATACTTTCTGTAGTAGTAGAAAGTATTGGCTTCAAAATGTACGTTAAGTACTTCATTTGTAGTGAAAGTATGCAgaataattattgatgcatcatCATTGATTAGTTTAAATACTACGAAGAGgttaaatatattaatagaatatttttttaaagcatcaagCATTTTtaatagaatatttttttaaagcatcaagCATTTTTTAGACCGAAAGGTTTGGTACTTTGAAATAAACGGGCCTgaaattaatgaaaactacatctTTTACATCGGTTTAGATTTTtgagatttaattaaataatctcAACACAGTTTAGCAGCCGTTTCGATCACATGACCTTCTTCAGGGGGCGGAACTCATCTGTTTCAACAATCTCAAGAATGTTTACATGCAggattaaaattaaaaagacacaattACCTGGAtcacaatgtattttattttctgtccaaTTTACAAATCACATaaacttttctgttttttattttttatgtgtatCCGTgcagtacaaatatatatgtgcTGATAAAAAGCATCAAACTCTCGAGTTATGATgcttaaaaaattaaaaataaacacaaagattttgtcttaaaaaaaaggtttaaaaataaaactaatttgaAAAATGATACTGGCGTTGCTCTTTAAATGGGAAACTTTGacgtccttttttatttatttttcccaccAACTGCTGATTCAAACATAGAAACACTTAATGGAGGCTcgtaatacataataatattcatacGGAGATCTATTAAAACACcaatgaagaagaacaaacagcGTTAACACAGACTTCTTTTACAACCtgggtcttattttctttttttaaataagtcgTTTTCAGtccaaagacaaacaaacaaacgtcgGATTCTTTTTGGGTTCTGAACTGCTGGTCAGAAAAATAACTAAACATttgaagacgtttttttttttttcaaacaatacATCAATAAGATAGTCAATTAAGTAATTATGAAAGTGTGTCatcacactgttcctttaaattaagctaaaaatgtttttttttaaaaagacccaAAACTGTGTTTGTTCCTCGCTGATGTTCAAGTTACAAACGACTTGACGACAAATCTCCAAAGTTCAGTTCAGAGCCGCCAAAGATGCATAAACGTCAGCGCGGTTCTGACGGAGAGGAAGTCGCTTTCTTTTACCCAGAAAACCCAAAACGGCTCGTCAGAAGTCGGAGTCGTCCGTGGCGGAGTTGTCGGCATCGCCTCTGACCGTCTGCGGGCGAGTTCCTCCCGACTcctgcagcttctcctcctcctcctcctcttgctgctgctccttcttctccttcctctccctcttcctttcgTCGTTCCGGATGTGGACGCTCAGACCCCTCTCCGTCATCTCGTAGATCCGACACCTGGCGCAGAAGAACGGCGACACGCCGACGTGCCGGAATTGGTCGGCCAGGTACGACGCCAGCGAGCTGAAGCCTTTGCCGCAGACGTCGCAGCGGGGCACGACGCCCGGGTGCTCCTGCATCAGGTGCCTCTTCAGGCCCAGCCTGGACCCGCGGTACCCGGGCGCCGCCGGGCAGAGCGAGCAGGTGAACACGGCGCTCTGGTTGGCGTGCCGCTTCGTGTGTGCGTCCAGTTCGATCTGCGTGCGCACCGGCTGCTTGCACATCTCGCAGAAGAAGGTCTTGTTCCCCTCCAGGAAGTGCATGTGCTTCAGGTGGACGGCCAAGCCGGACGCCCTCTTGAAAGAGCGGCCGGGCGGCGGGCACAGCGTGCACACCAGCTGCCGCCCGTCCGAGCCCGAGGTCGTCCCCGAGGTCGCGGCGCCGTAGTCCTCGCCGAGCTCCAGTATGCGCATGTTGCTCACGAGCGGCTGCTTCTccttcctcacctcttcctcttcctccgccaTACGCTTCCTCTTCTGCCTCGGCCTCCTGGACGGTTTGGCGGTCGGCGAAGGAGCTCTGGCGCTCTCGGGCGCCGCGGGGTGTTTGAGCGCCGGCATCTTGGCCGGGAGCGGTcggtccacggacatcatgaaCTGGTagctttctccctcctcttcggGATTCGAGTACTCGATGACGTAAAcgccgtcctcctcttcctcctccactccctcctcctcctcagcaggaGGCATCAAGTACTCCATCTCGTAGAACGCCGCCGCTTTGCCCCTCCCCCCGTTGTGAGAGTGCTCCTCCGCGATGTGCGTGTCGTCGATCCTCACCACCGTTATCTGGTCCATCCCGGCGGCGACGCCCCAGTTTCCATTTCCCGACGGGTTGGAGGACGCCGCCGCTTTCCCCGCCGGCCCAACGCCAACCGCCGGGCTCTCAGCGGACGTCTGCacgggacaaaaaaaaacaattaaaatgttttatatgtttactatttatttataaaatatgtcaatTACTGTGgcttctgtatttttttttattgctttattATAATACttgttcagatttttttttactatgtctTGCACTAAACCCACTGCTGGACTAATAAAGAATGATCTTTTCTTACTACTATACTTTACTACCTGCAATGTTTCAGTTACCAATATTATTTAGaagtatttatattatgtttGGTTATTGTTGTGAagtttgtattttctttctttaaattgattattactattaataGATTATTACTATacagtatttaatttaaactatTATGATATGGTACTaagatattttatataaataaaagtggcaaATATCTCTATTAGTACTATTATATTACTataaagtaaacattttaattcaggacttttatatatatatatttaaaagtccTGAAttaaaatatactatatatagtaATACAATAGTACTTGTCATTCAGAATACTATATATTATTGTAGTATAATCATTGGTGCATGAGAATGTTGCAGgtcattttaatgactttataagTGTGTAAAGAACAAAGTAAAGTCAAACTGTGTATTTTAATCTATGATGTtaaatcataatatatatacatatatatatatatataaacacatgttcactCACCATGAAGTCAGACATCACAAAGAGCTGGTGAGCTGAAGCACAGCAGCTAGAACGTGACTTCAAGTAACCGGAAGTAACTATATTCTTTGACTGCGCGCCACGTGGCTGTTTTGTCGGTTGCAACGAAGAGCAGAAACTACatgtaaaagagaaagaagaaggtgGTTTAGCTCTGCTTATGCAGGAGGAGGTCTCGACTAGCACCTCAGCTAACCCCCAAAATGTCTATTTTCCTTTTCTGGGGAAATAAACACGTTAACGCCGCACCGGAGCGACTTCTGCCCCCTGGTGGCGCGGAGGGGTTTTAGCGCTACACTCCTGCGCCCTCTGGTGTCGCGGAGGGGTACAGCGCTGCACAGAGAAATACTGTGATACTAATGTAATGAGTTCAGTGATGGAATGTAACTTATTACTGCATTAACTACACATGTGAGGTTATTGTACTTTACCtgagtattttcattttaagcTATTTTATTATAAAGTACTGTTTAGtccactgcatttatttgattttattgtAACATAGCTTTTCAGGTTCAGATtatcaaaacaacacattattgTATAAAATACCTTGAAGTCCTTAAAAATACAATGATTTTTAGAAGAATATCCTTTACAAAAGATGTCTTAGCCTTTgcattctatttatttaaatcgTATTTATATCTGTATACTTCTGTCATGATGTTTATGAGATAttgttaaaaaagaagaagcagatggCCATTGTCTCTGTAACATTCATCTATAACAATAAAGCATTGTGGTTTTGAATGCCTCAGCAGGCGCATGCGCAAACCGGCGGAGCGTATCAGCGGTGACTAGCTAGTTTCTCGTAGCGTTCAGTCCATTTAGATCCGACTGTTGTGCCGTTTTTGTGGATCCGTGAGTCGTTTCTACCGAGCGGGACTAACGTGACCAAGGCGTGAGAAGAATATGCCCAAAAATAAAGGCGAGTAAAGGAAGTCAGATGTGTTTTTCGGTGGTAATTGTCCGTTTTTGAGCGCGCCGTTAAAACGCACGCAGTGAAAACGTGACACCCGGCCAGCTAACCCTAGTTAGCTCTCTTTTAATTACACAAATTAAGAATATTTTACTCAGTTAAAAGGGCCTGTATGTAACCCAATCACTACATGTAAATTCGGCTCTGGTAATAATTAAGTTACTTTCAGATAATTAATGATTTTTAAC
It contains:
- the si:dkey-226l10.6 gene encoding zinc finger protein 32, encoding MSDFMTSAESPAVGVGPAGKAAASSNPSGNGNWGVAAGMDQITVVRIDDTHIAEEHSHNGGRGKAAAFYEMEYLMPPAEEEEGVEEEEEDGVYVIEYSNPEEEGESYQFMMSVDRPLPAKMPALKHPAAPESARAPSPTAKPSRRPRQKRKRMAEEEEEVRKEKQPLVSNMRILELGEDYGAATSGTTSGSDGRQLVCTLCPPPGRSFKRASGLAVHLKHMHFLEGNKTFFCEMCKQPVRTQIELDAHTKRHANQSAVFTCSLCPAAPGYRGSRLGLKRHLMQEHPGVVPRCDVCGKGFSSLASYLADQFRHVGVSPFFCARCRIYEMTERGLSVHIRNDERKRERKEKKEQQQEEEEEEKLQESGGTRPQTVRGDADNSATDDSDF